In Williamwhitmania sp., a single genomic region encodes these proteins:
- a CDS encoding energy transducer TonB has protein sequence MEVKKTPKADLENKRMLFLEIGLVIVLGGALLAFNWTSKGSKELESMGVQEVAAEQEIIPITRQEEIKAPPPAPPQVKVSDVLNIVRNDVKVTDEPLFNSEDDQNKAVKITNYNDEEQAVPEEQVFFIVEDMPSFQGKGQDGFRTYISQNLKYPEIAQENGIQGKVFVSFVVEADGKVTNVKVVRGVDPALDKEAVRVVSSSPRWSPGKQRGKPVRVSFTFPIIFQLQ, from the coding sequence ATGGAAGTAAAAAAGACACCCAAAGCTGACTTGGAAAACAAGAGAATGCTTTTTCTCGAAATAGGTCTAGTAATTGTTTTAGGTGGGGCACTCCTTGCTTTTAATTGGACCAGTAAAGGCTCTAAAGAGCTCGAATCAATGGGAGTTCAGGAAGTTGCAGCCGAACAAGAAATTATTCCTATTACAAGACAGGAAGAGATTAAAGCTCCTCCTCCAGCGCCACCTCAGGTAAAAGTATCTGACGTTCTCAACATTGTAAGAAATGATGTTAAGGTAACCGACGAACCACTTTTTAACTCCGAAGATGACCAAAATAAAGCGGTTAAGATTACCAACTACAACGATGAAGAACAAGCTGTTCCAGAAGAGCAGGTCTTTTTCATTGTAGAAGACATGCCTAGCTTTCAGGGAAAAGGACAAGATGGTTTCCGAACCTACATTTCCCAAAACCTCAAGTATCCTGAAATTGCACAGGAAAATGGTATTCAGGGTAAGGTCTTTGTATCGTTCGTGGTTGAAGCCGATGGTAAAGTTACCAATGTAAAGGTTGTTCGTGGCGTTGACCCAGCTCTTGACAAAGAAGCTGTTCGCGTGGTTTCATCTTCACCAAGGTGGAGCCCAGGAAAGCAGAGAGGAAAGCCAGTTCGCGTATCCTTCACCTTCCCTATCATCTTCCAGCTTCAGTAA